Proteins co-encoded in one Capsicum annuum cultivar UCD-10X-F1 chromosome 9, UCD10Xv1.1, whole genome shotgun sequence genomic window:
- the LOC124887028 gene encoding uncharacterized protein LOC124887028, whose amino-acid sequence MSNIFKREFSALEILDKTYMSSALDAEIHLNAVGLADTIKNDNKVSNQDKAKAMIFLRHHLDEGLKMEYLTIKDSLMLQNNLKEIYDHLKMPIHPQVCYEWTHLRLQDFKNITDYNSAMFRIKLQFNLCRKDITDHDILEKTFSIVPATSMLLQQQYREMEFKKYSKLISHLLIDKQHNDLFMRNLLVLLHEVNAANFYPTKRERSPDPSLSRSRGRGRDHGRDRGRGRDCGRYFNQGDLLVINNNPQHQHCKKKGEAPEAASRTKSESKCYRCGGKGHWLRTYRSLSIW is encoded by the coding sequence atgtctAATATTTTCAAACGTGAATTTAGTGCCCTAGAAATATTGGACAAAACTTATATGTCCTCAGCACTGGATGCTGAAATACATTTGAATGCGGTGGGTTTGGCAGACACCATCAAAAACGATAATAAGGTATCAAATCAAGATAAGGCCAAGGCCATGATATTTCttcgtcatcatcttgacgaaggtTTAAAAATGGAATACCTTACGATTAAGGATTCCCTTATGTTGCAAAACAATTTAAAAGAAATATACGACCACTTGAAGATGCCTATCCATCCACAAGTTTGTTATGAATGGACCCATTTGAGGTTgcaagattttaaaaatataactgattATAATTCTGCGATGTTTAGAATTAAATTGCAATTTAATTTATGCAGGAAAGATATCACAGATCATGacatattagaaaaaacattcTCTATTGTTCCTGCCACGAGTATGCTCTTGCAGCAGCAGTACCGAGAAatggaatttaaaaaatattctaaattgatttctcatcttcttattgATAAACAACATAATGATCTTTTCATGAGAAACCTACTGGTACTACTCCATGAAGTGAATGCTGCAAATTTTTATCCAACCAAACGTGAAAGAAGTCCTGACCCCAGTCTTAGTCGTAGTCGCGGTCGTGGTCGTGATCATGGTCGTGATCGTGGTCGAGGTCGTGATTGTGGAAGGTATTTTAATCAGGGTGATCTCCTTGTAATAAATAATAACCCTCAGCACCAGCATTGTAAAAAGAAGGGTGAAGCTCCTGAAGCAGCGTCAAGGACAAAATCTGAAAGTAAATGTTATCGATGTGGAGGAAAGGGGCACTGGTTGCGTACCTATCGTAGCCTAAGCATCTGGTGA